A stretch of Vulpes vulpes isolate BD-2025 chromosome 4, VulVul3, whole genome shotgun sequence DNA encodes these proteins:
- the GPRIN3 gene encoding G protein-regulated inducer of neurite outgrowth 3: MGTVPDPLRSAKTSLITAAGKEEDLGEVPPASPQPPPALLCKNTNGLSGPPEEPVLSPRAAAEALMQAYEHETTQPDMSSPGIFNEVEKVSSACNSPGHTQLPGSCEPTAPAPCSTAGKDLDEALTMPASQHAYQAIPGAQLKASPSSEPEDTLLKTQRTSSEGEQAETSSCPAGSTRGNSEAQVPCDFPSPETIQEMVQTANMAARVFIHTSSPVGGPEAERPGAMCDPWTRSCEPPAREDGCSGNKQPPATTSDSQSVTPVTTQLSHLTSQGSTFPPDLGKVPLPAQHQVLRFKEASTMTNQAAGEVREVPSRAQQDAEVQAVASVESRSVSTSPSILTAFLKETPVPERLEPQEQLRVVCHGGGSGSHTVELSDKLLGPQEPGQCPGITPEARGQAPTAVSTAFQGEGNLVRLPGEVLTVSPTAAAAGNAQSMCREAGRSAGMTPTREAPSCEQPSSVKSGSPKASATDQISVSAGSHPETSHQVGGSETKPAEVAVKSADGPRTDADCRLPDSRGPESWGPADGGGAAGDQQAASPQAGNRPARRGTESLDGGARADAKTLLLNPKSWEGGGPAPAAGATPSPVRRSQEAASEESRPPKAAASLSLPCDAAVGDSSPGSGKRTPSRLAKASPRRASRVSEFLREQKLNVTAAAAQVGLTPGEKKKQLGPDSKLQLKQSKRVRDVVWDEQGMTWEVYGASLDPESLGIAIQNHLQRQIREHEKLIKAQSSQARRSISSDTSSNKKLKGRQHSVLQSVLQTFRRPNCCVRPAPSSVLD; this comes from the coding sequence ATGGGGACTGTACCTGACCCTTTGAGATCTGCTAAAACTTCCTTGATCACAGCTGCTGGAAAAGAGGAGGATCTAGGAGAAGTGCCGCCTGCCTCACCTCAGCCTCCACCAGCCCTCCTGTGTAAGAACACCAATGGCCTCTCTGGACCTCCTGAAGAGCCAGTCCTCAGCCCCAGGGCAGCTGCTGAGGCCCTGATGCAGGCCTATGAGCATGAGACCACCCAGCCGGACATGTCTTCTCCTGGTATCTTCAATGAGGTGGAAAAAGTGTCTTCCGCGTGCAACTCTCCTGGCCATACCCAGCTGCCAGGAAGCTGCGAGCCCACAGCACCAGCCCCGTGTTCTACAGCAGGAAAGGATCTAGACGAAGCATTGACCATGCCAGCCAGTCAGCATGCCTACCAGGCCATCCCAGGTGCCCAGCTCAAGGCCAGCCCCTCATCAGAACCTGAAGATACACTGCTGAAAACACAGAGAACTTCCTCAGAAGGAGAGCAAGCTGAAACGTCAAGCTGTCCGGCGGGCAGCACCCGGGGCAACAGCGAAGCTCAAGTGCCCTGTGATTTTCCTTCTCCAGAAACAATCCAGGAAATGGTACAAACTGCAAATATGGCAGCCAGGGTGTTCATTCACACCTCCTCTCCTGTAGGCGGACCTGAAGCGGAAAGGCCAGGAGCTATGTGTGACCCCTGGACAAGGTCCTGTGAACCTCCAGCAAGAGAAGATGGATGCTCTGGGAACAAACAGCCCCCTGCCACCACCTCGGACAGCCAGAGTGTGACCCCCGTGACAACTCAACTATCCCACCTCACTAGTCAAGGCTCCACGTTTCCTCCGGATCTGGGAAAGGTGCCGCTGCCAGCGCAGCACCAGGTGTTAAGGTTCAAAGAAGCAAGTACAATGACCAACCAAGCTGCGGGTGAGGTCAGGGAAGTTCCCAGCAGGGCTCAGCAAGACGCCGAGGTGCAGGCAGTGGCAAGTGTCGAGAGCAGATCCGTCTCCACCAGCCCCAGCATCCTCACAGCATTCTTAAAGGAAACGCCCGTTCCTGAGCGTTTGGAACCACAGGAGCAGCTTCGTGTCGTCTGCCATGGGGGTGGCAGTGGGAGCCACACCGTGGAGCTGTCTGACAagctcctgggcccccaggagccAGGTCAGTGCCCAGGCATCACACCGGAGGCGCGCGGCCAGGCGCCTACTGCCGTTTCCACGGCTTTCCAAGGAGAAGGTAACTTGGTGAGGCTACCAGGGGAGGTCCTTACCGTGTCACCgaccgcggcggcggcgggtaATGCTCAGAGTATGTGTCGGGAAGCCGGGAGGTCAGCAGGAATGACCCCAACTAGGGAGGCGCCCAGCTGCGAACAGCCCTCGAGTGTGAAGTCTGGCTCCCCAAAAGCCAGCGCCACCGACCAGATTTCTGTCAGCGCGGGAAGTCACCCTGAAACAAGCCACCAGGTGGGGGGCTCTGAAACCAAGCCGGCTGAGGTCGCGGTGAAAAGCGCAGACGGTCCCCGAACAGACGCAGACTGCCGGCTCCCGGACTCGCGCGGCCCTGAGAGCTGGGGCCCGGCTGACGGAGGAGGAGCCGCGGGGGACCAGCAGGCTGCGTCTCCTCAGGCGGGAAACCGGCCAGCGCGTCGGGGCACCGAGAGCCTGgacggcggggcgcgggcggacGCCAAAACGCTGCTGCTCAACCCGAAGTCTTGGGAAGGTGGAGGCCCCGCGCCCGCTGCCGGTGCTACGCCGTCCCCCGTGAGGCGGAGCCAGGAGGCGGCGTCGGAGGAAAGCCGCCCGCCCAAGGCCGCCGCCAGCCTGAGCCTGCCGTGCGACGCCGCCGTGGGCGACTCCAGTCCGGGTTCCGGCAAGAGGACCCCCTCTCGCTTGGCCAAAGCCAGCCCGCGCCGCGCCAGCCGCGTCAGCGAGTTCCTCAGGGAGCAAAAGCTCAACGTGACGGCGGCCGCGGCGCAGGTGGGGCTCACCCCgggagagaagaagaagcagctcGGCCCCGACTCCAAGCTGCAGCTGAAGCAGTCCAAGCGCGTCAGGGACGTGGTGTGGGATGAGCAGGGCATGACCTGGGAAGTGTACGGGGCCTCCCTGGACCCGGAGTCCCTGGGCATCGCCATCCAGAACCACCTGCAGAGACAGATCAGGGAACACGAGAAATTAATCAAGGCGCAAAGCAGCCAGGCCCGGAGATCCATTTCCTCAGATACTTCTTCAAATAAGAAGCTCAAAGGACGGCAGCACAGCGTGTTGCAGTCGGTGCTGCAGACCTTCCGCCGCCCCA